The following coding sequences lie in one Streptomyces albofaciens JCM 4342 genomic window:
- a CDS encoding alpha-ketoacid dehydrogenase subunit beta produces MAVFEKITLSKAINESLRASMEADPKVLVMGEDVGKLGGVFRVTDGLQKDFGEERVIDTPLAESGIVGTAIGMALRGYRPVVEIQFDGFVFPAYDQIVTQLAKMHARALGKVKVPVVIRIPYGGGIGAVEHHSESPEALFAHVAGLKCVSPSNASDAYWMMRQAIESDDPVIYFEPKRRYHDKGRLDTEAIPDPLHKARVAQPGTDLTLAAYGPMVKVCLDAAKVAAEEGKSVEVLDLRTISPIDFDAIQSSVERTRRLVIVHEAPVFLGTGSEIAARITERCFYHLEAPVLRVGGFHAPYPPSRLEDEYLPGLDRVLDAVDRALAY; encoded by the coding sequence ATGGCCGTCTTCGAGAAGATCACACTGTCCAAGGCGATCAACGAGTCGCTGCGCGCCTCCATGGAGGCCGACCCCAAGGTCCTGGTCATGGGCGAGGACGTCGGCAAGCTCGGCGGCGTCTTCCGCGTCACCGACGGCCTCCAGAAGGACTTCGGTGAGGAGCGGGTCATCGACACCCCGCTCGCCGAGTCCGGCATCGTCGGCACCGCCATCGGCATGGCCCTGCGCGGCTACCGGCCCGTCGTGGAGATCCAGTTCGACGGTTTCGTCTTCCCCGCGTACGACCAGATCGTCACCCAGCTCGCCAAGATGCACGCCCGCGCCCTCGGCAAGGTCAAGGTCCCGGTCGTCATCCGTATCCCGTACGGCGGCGGCATCGGCGCGGTCGAGCACCACTCCGAGTCCCCGGAAGCGCTCTTCGCGCACGTCGCGGGCCTGAAGTGCGTCTCCCCCTCCAACGCCTCCGACGCGTACTGGATGATGCGCCAGGCCATCGAGAGCGACGACCCGGTCATCTACTTCGAGCCCAAGCGCCGCTACCACGACAAGGGCCGCCTGGACACCGAGGCGATCCCCGACCCGCTGCACAAGGCGCGGGTGGCGCAGCCCGGTACGGACCTGACGCTCGCCGCGTACGGCCCGATGGTCAAGGTCTGTCTGGACGCGGCCAAGGTCGCGGCCGAGGAGGGCAAGTCGGTCGAGGTCCTGGACCTGCGCACGATCTCGCCCATCGACTTCGACGCGATCCAGTCCTCGGTCGAGCGGACCCGTCGCCTGGTGATCGTCCACGAGGCACCGGTCTTCCTCGGTACGGGCTCGGAGATCGCCGCCCGCATCACGGAGCGGTGCTTCTACCACCTGGAGGCCCCGGTGCTGCGGGTCGGCGGTTTCCACGCGCCGTACCCGCCGTCCAGGCTGGAGGACGAATACCTGCCGGGTCTCGACCGGGTGCTCGACGCGGTCGACCGCGCGCTGGCGTACTGA